The Collimonas sp. PA-H2 genome contains a region encoding:
- a CDS encoding NADP-dependent oxidoreductase has product MKQINKAVRIHSYGGPEVLSLDLIEIPRPAPGKVVVRVHAAGVNAIDRKIREGVLKDYFKLPFPVTLGAELAGTVHAVGANMDNFAAGMRVFGFMPTLGAFADYVEIDAGLLTATPDGLPDTTAASLPVPGLTAWQALFETGKLQAGQTVLIQGAAGGVGSMAVQLAKRAGARVIGTASARNLAYVAALGADLVIDYRAPQPFANLTDSVDLVLDLVGGDALDLLWPTLRADGVLVSTAAPELAGRTPAKRTGVWFQMRPDPQRLAEITALLLRGEVRAEVAGLFQLDSVREAIDYGHSGRGRGKAVVEF; this is encoded by the coding sequence ATGAAACAAATCAATAAAGCAGTACGCATCCACAGTTACGGCGGTCCGGAAGTGCTCAGCCTGGATTTGATCGAGATACCCCGGCCGGCGCCAGGCAAGGTAGTGGTGCGGGTGCATGCGGCCGGCGTCAACGCCATCGATCGCAAGATCAGGGAAGGCGTCTTGAAGGATTATTTCAAGCTGCCGTTTCCTGTGACGCTGGGGGCGGAGCTGGCCGGTACGGTGCATGCCGTCGGCGCCAATATGGATAATTTTGCCGCCGGCATGCGGGTGTTCGGCTTCATGCCTACCCTGGGTGCGTTTGCCGATTATGTCGAGATCGATGCGGGTTTGCTGACGGCGACGCCGGATGGCTTGCCTGACACAACTGCCGCCTCCTTGCCGGTGCCCGGCCTCACCGCATGGCAAGCTCTGTTCGAGACTGGCAAGCTGCAAGCCGGCCAGACCGTCTTGATCCAGGGCGCCGCCGGCGGAGTCGGCAGCATGGCGGTGCAGTTGGCCAAGCGTGCCGGCGCCCGCGTGATCGGTACCGCATCGGCGCGTAATCTTGCGTATGTTGCTGCGCTGGGCGCCGACCTGGTCATCGATTACCGCGCTCCGCAGCCGTTCGCCAATCTGACCGACAGCGTCGATCTGGTGCTGGACCTGGTCGGTGGCGATGCCTTGGACTTGCTGTGGCCAACCTTGCGCGCCGACGGTGTGCTGGTGTCGACCGCCGCCCCCGAGCTGGCCGGCCGCACGCCGGCCAAGCGCACGGGCGTGTGGTTTCAGATGCGGCCTGATCCGCAACGGCTGGCGGAAATTACCGCGCTGCTGCTGCGCGGGGAAGTCAGGGCCGAGGTGGCGGGCCTGTTCCAGCTGGATAGCGTGCGTGAGGCGATTGACTACGGACATTCCGGCCGTGGCCGGGGCAAAGCCGTGGTTGAGTTCTGA
- a CDS encoding DMT family transporter: MHEERNGLPALQTIILTAAAMLAFAANSLLCRLALQQGGIDPASFASIRLVSGAITLAAIVRFRTARPSSGHADWLAAAMLFAYVALFSFAYLSLPAGTGALILFGAVQLTMFIVGLRSGEMFGAIAWLGLALAVAGLVYLVSPGVAAPPLLGAALMAVAGVAWGVYSLRGRGVLDPLAATAGNFARAAPLALVLSLLSVANAYANAAGVVLAIASGALTSGLGYVIWYAALSRLSAMRAATVQLSVPLIAAFGGVAFLSEAITPRLAAASAAILGGIALVLASRQKKPRR, encoded by the coding sequence ATGCATGAAGAACGCAACGGCCTGCCCGCCTTGCAGACGATAATCCTCACTGCGGCGGCGATGCTCGCCTTCGCGGCCAATTCCCTGTTGTGCCGGCTGGCGCTTCAACAAGGGGGCATCGACCCGGCCAGCTTTGCCAGCATCAGGCTGGTTTCCGGAGCGATCACGCTGGCCGCGATCGTGCGCTTCAGGACGGCACGCCCCTCGTCCGGCCATGCCGACTGGCTCGCCGCAGCCATGCTGTTTGCCTATGTCGCATTGTTCTCCTTTGCGTATCTCAGCTTGCCCGCAGGTACCGGCGCCTTGATTCTGTTCGGCGCAGTGCAATTGACGATGTTCATCGTCGGCTTGCGTTCAGGCGAGATGTTCGGAGCCATCGCCTGGCTAGGCCTGGCGCTGGCTGTCGCGGGCCTGGTCTACCTGGTGTCGCCGGGCGTCGCTGCGCCGCCGCTCCTTGGCGCCGCGTTGATGGCGGTTGCCGGCGTGGCGTGGGGCGTGTACTCGCTGCGCGGCCGCGGCGTGCTCGATCCGCTGGCCGCTACGGCGGGCAACTTCGCGCGGGCGGCGCCGCTAGCCCTGGTGCTGAGCCTGCTCTCCGTCGCCAATGCTTACGCGAATGCGGCCGGAGTAGTCCTGGCGATTGCCTCCGGCGCACTCACGTCCGGCCTCGGCTATGTCATCTGGTATGCCGCGCTGAGCAGGCTTTCCGCCATGCGAGCCGCCACGGTACAGCTGTCGGTGCCGCTCATCGCCGCATTCGGCGGCGTGGCGTTCCTGTCGGAAGCAATCACGCCGCGCCTGGCGGCCGCCTCCGCGGCAATCCTTGGCGGCATTGCGCTGGTGCTGGCCAGCAGGCAGAAGAAGCCGCGCCGCTAG
- a CDS encoding LysR family transcriptional regulator, protein MDLNALREFVLVARHGGFGAASRQAGIPKASLSRRIRQLEDELGTRLIDRSSHAFRLTAEGELLQQGASPLIAELLQLQERLHPQQEPRGPLRISAPLLLAHSTLGALAAEYRKRYPQVQLEIVGEDRFVDLIAEGYDAVIRANPKEDADYIGRCFVRERQVLVVGGGASQIEHARPLPLVCLPQRARNTQLNVLQDGRQVTLETATMLVLSSPIMIRDAVLAGAGAGILPPSLIRQEIQDGRLREIGTLADTEVGIWLLYPSRRHISSRLRAFSDLLLERFPDARMS, encoded by the coding sequence ATGGACCTCAATGCCTTGCGTGAATTCGTACTGGTCGCCCGCCACGGCGGTTTCGGCGCCGCCAGCCGCCAGGCCGGCATTCCCAAAGCCAGCCTGTCGCGCCGTATCAGGCAGCTGGAAGACGAGCTCGGCACGCGCCTGATAGACCGCAGCAGCCATGCTTTCCGTTTGACGGCGGAAGGCGAGCTGCTGCAGCAAGGCGCTTCTCCCCTGATCGCCGAACTGCTGCAGCTGCAGGAGCGCCTGCATCCGCAGCAGGAGCCGCGCGGCCCGCTGCGCATCAGCGCGCCGCTGCTGCTGGCGCATTCGACCTTGGGCGCACTGGCGGCTGAATATCGCAAGCGTTATCCGCAGGTGCAGCTGGAGATTGTCGGCGAAGACCGTTTTGTCGACCTGATCGCGGAAGGCTACGACGCCGTCATCCGCGCCAATCCGAAAGAAGACGCCGACTATATCGGCCGCTGCTTTGTGCGCGAACGGCAGGTGCTGGTGGTCGGCGGCGGCGCCAGCCAGATCGAACATGCCCGGCCGCTGCCGCTGGTCTGCCTGCCGCAACGCGCACGCAACACGCAGCTGAACGTGCTGCAGGACGGCCGCCAAGTCACGCTGGAAACGGCAACCATGCTGGTGCTGTCGTCGCCGATCATGATCCGCGACGCCGTGCTGGCCGGCGCCGGCGCCGGCATCCTGCCGCCGTCGTTGATCCGCCAGGAAATACAGGATGGCCGTCTGCGCGAGATCGGCACGCTGGCCGATACCGAAGTGGGCATCTGGCTGCTGTATCCGTCGCGGCGGCATATCAGTAGCAGGTTGCGGGCGTTTTC
- a CDS encoding oxidoreductase produces MSKVWLITGSARGLGRHIAEAALAAGHRLVATARDTSRLADLQARYGEQMRVAALDVTDAKAAQAAVQLALSAFGRLDVLVNNAGFGHIAPFEQTADEDFRAQIDANFYGVVNLTHAALPTMREQRSGHIINISSVGGRTGTPGLSAYQSAKWAVGGFTEVLAQEVTPLGIKVVSLEPGGMRTGWGDIAGSRLPELLADYQPTVGRLAEMLAAYVGKAAGDPVKVAQVVLGIADHDSPPAHLLLGSDALHYFESAEAVRTNAAAAWRTVSLSTDVDGHDPVPAFPLGEV; encoded by the coding sequence ATGTCTAAAGTTTGGTTAATTACCGGCAGCGCCCGCGGACTTGGGCGGCACATTGCCGAAGCAGCGCTGGCCGCCGGCCACAGGCTGGTTGCCACCGCGCGCGACACCAGCCGCTTGGCCGATCTGCAGGCACGCTATGGCGAGCAGATGCGCGTCGCCGCGCTGGACGTGACCGACGCCAAGGCGGCACAGGCCGCGGTGCAGCTCGCGCTCAGCGCATTCGGCCGGCTCGATGTGCTCGTCAATAACGCCGGCTTCGGCCACATCGCGCCGTTCGAACAGACTGCCGACGAGGATTTCCGTGCCCAGATCGATGCCAATTTCTATGGCGTGGTGAATCTCACCCACGCCGCCTTGCCCACCATGCGCGAGCAGCGCAGCGGCCATATCATCAATATCTCTTCGGTGGGCGGCCGCACCGGCACCCCCGGGCTGAGCGCCTATCAGTCGGCCAAATGGGCGGTGGGCGGCTTCACCGAAGTGCTGGCGCAGGAAGTCACGCCGCTCGGCATCAAGGTGGTCTCGCTGGAGCCGGGCGGCATGCGCACTGGCTGGGGCGATATCGCCGGCAGCCGTTTGCCTGAACTGCTGGCGGACTACCAGCCGACGGTCGGCCGGCTGGCCGAGATGCTGGCGGCCTATGTCGGCAAGGCCGCCGGCGATCCGGTCAAGGTAGCGCAAGTGGTGCTGGGCATCGCCGACCACGATAGTCCACCGGCGCATCTGCTGCTTGGCAGCGATGCCTTGCATTATTTCGAGAGCGCCGAGGCGGTCCGCACCAACGCCGCTGCTGCCTGGCGTACAGTGAGTCTTTCCACCGATGTCGACGGCCACGATCCGGTGCCGGCATTTCCACTTGGCGAGGTGTGA
- a CDS encoding TetR/AcrR family transcriptional regulator — MARPLSEEKRNAILAAAAEVTAEQGVSGPVAKIAKQAGVAEGTVFTYFADKNVLLNELYLWIKADLASVMTSGLPSAKSLKVRCRHVWDRYIEWGAGRPLQRKAMSQLTVSDRITAASKQQGGAAFREVSAMLDEIVAAGGSAGQSAPFVAAIMESLAETALSFIAREPAALEQYKQAGFEAFWGAVSKK; from the coding sequence GTGGCAAGGCCTCTCAGTGAAGAAAAACGCAACGCCATCTTGGCCGCCGCCGCGGAAGTGACGGCGGAACAAGGCGTCAGCGGCCCGGTCGCGAAAATCGCCAAGCAGGCCGGCGTCGCCGAGGGCACCGTGTTCACCTATTTCGCTGACAAGAATGTCTTGCTGAATGAGCTGTATCTGTGGATCAAGGCCGACCTGGCAAGCGTCATGACCAGCGGGCTGCCATCCGCCAAAAGCTTGAAAGTACGTTGTCGCCATGTGTGGGACCGCTATATTGAATGGGGCGCCGGCCGGCCCTTGCAGCGCAAGGCAATGAGCCAGCTGACCGTGTCGGACCGCATCACAGCGGCCAGCAAGCAGCAGGGCGGGGCGGCGTTTCGCGAAGTCAGCGCGATGCTGGATGAAATCGTCGCCGCCGGCGGCTCAGCTGGCCAGTCGGCGCCATTTGTCGCCGCCATCATGGAATCGCTGGCGGAGACTGCCTTGTCCTTTATCGCGCGTGAACCGGCAGCGCTTGAGCAGTATAAGCAAGCCGGTTTTGAGGCTTTCTGGGGTGCTGTTTCAAAAAAATAA
- a CDS encoding SDR family oxidoreductase — MMSSWSTQDIPPQAGRRVLITGATGGLGYETALALAQAGADVLLTGRNPAKGEAALAAIRASVPTAQIRYANLDLASLASVQAFAERLSGETDGLDLLVNNAGVMMPPSRHQTVDGFELQLGTNYLSHFALTGRLLPLLRKGRQTRVVNLSSAAHRIQAAIHFDDLQWQKKYQPWPAYAQSKLAMLMFAFELERRSKAGGWGLMSNAAHPGYARTGLQSAGPGLGRSSPSLLERIGKLLEPMASQSAAAGALPTLFAATSPQAQPAGYYGPRGFMEMKGEVGDARVGQAARDAAVGVRLWEMSEKLTGVVWPTGVQAA, encoded by the coding sequence ATGATGAGCAGCTGGAGCACGCAGGATATTCCGCCGCAAGCCGGGCGCAGGGTGTTGATCACCGGTGCCACTGGCGGCCTTGGTTATGAAACCGCATTGGCGCTAGCGCAGGCCGGCGCCGACGTGCTGCTGACCGGGCGCAACCCGGCCAAGGGAGAGGCTGCGCTGGCCGCCATCCGCGCCAGCGTCCCGACAGCGCAGATCCGCTACGCCAATCTCGATCTCGCCAGCCTGGCCTCGGTGCAAGCGTTCGCCGAGCGCCTCAGCGGCGAAACGGATGGCCTCGACCTGCTGGTAAACAACGCCGGCGTGATGATGCCGCCGAGCCGCCACCAGACCGTGGACGGTTTTGAACTCCAGCTTGGCACCAACTACCTCAGCCATTTCGCTCTCACCGGGCGCCTGCTGCCCTTGCTGCGCAAGGGGCGGCAGACGCGGGTGGTGAATCTCAGCAGCGCCGCCCACCGCATCCAGGCGGCGATCCACTTCGACGATCTGCAGTGGCAGAAAAAATACCAGCCCTGGCCGGCCTACGCCCAGTCCAAGCTGGCCATGCTGATGTTTGCGTTCGAGCTGGAGCGGCGCAGCAAGGCTGGCGGCTGGGGTCTGATGAGCAATGCCGCCCATCCCGGCTACGCCCGGACCGGACTGCAGAGCGCCGGGCCTGGCCTGGGACGCAGCAGTCCTTCGCTGCTGGAACGCATCGGCAAGCTGCTTGAACCGATGGCGTCGCAGTCGGCTGCCGCCGGCGCTCTGCCGACCTTGTTCGCCGCGACTTCGCCGCAGGCGCAGCCTGCCGGCTATTACGGACCGCGGGGATTCATGGAAATGAAGGGGGAGGTCGGCGACGCCAGGGTAGGGCAAGCCGCGCGCGATGCCGCCGTCGGCGTGCGCCTGTGGGAAATGTCGGAAAAATTGACTGGAGTAGTGTGGCCGACCGGCGTGCAAGCGGCATGA